One part of the Pseudomonas leptonychotis genome encodes these proteins:
- a CDS encoding TRAP transporter substrate-binding protein codes for MKYLSVRRGLAGLLVGCALLGTLSAQAADPILIKFSHITADSTPKGQGALLFKKLVEERLPGKVKVEVYANSSLYGDGKEMEALLLGEVQMLAPAPSKLEQYTKQLQLFDMMFLFDDVAAAQRFQGSDKGKALLKSMESKGITGLAYWLNGMRQLTANKPLIVPADARGQKFRVQPSDLQAAQYSALRAVPRKMSFAEIYQGLQTGVVNAQDNPWSNIYSQKYFEVQKYMTESNHAIGNYLLITNSQFWNGLPADIRSELELIVDEVTVEVNKRAEALNAEARQGIVDSGKTEITVLTPEQRTAWRDAVSPAWAKFEAEIGSDVIEAAKAANQQ; via the coding sequence ATGAAGTATCTATCCGTCCGTCGCGGCCTTGCCGGGCTGCTCGTCGGTTGCGCTTTACTGGGTACATTGTCGGCGCAGGCCGCCGATCCCATTTTGATCAAGTTCTCCCATATCACCGCTGACAGCACGCCCAAAGGGCAGGGTGCACTGCTGTTTAAGAAGCTCGTGGAAGAGCGTCTGCCAGGTAAGGTTAAGGTCGAGGTTTATGCCAACTCCTCGTTGTATGGCGATGGCAAAGAAATGGAGGCGCTGTTGCTCGGCGAGGTGCAGATGCTGGCCCCAGCACCGTCCAAGCTTGAGCAGTACACCAAGCAACTGCAGCTGTTTGACATGATGTTCCTGTTCGACGATGTGGCTGCCGCCCAACGTTTCCAAGGTTCGGATAAGGGTAAGGCATTGCTCAAATCCATGGAGAGCAAGGGTATAACCGGGCTGGCTTACTGGCTCAACGGCATGCGCCAACTCACCGCCAACAAGCCGTTGATCGTGCCTGCCGATGCACGTGGGCAGAAATTCCGCGTGCAACCATCCGATCTTCAGGCTGCGCAGTACAGTGCGCTGCGTGCGGTGCCGCGTAAGATGTCCTTCGCCGAGATTTACCAGGGGCTGCAGACGGGTGTAGTCAATGCGCAGGACAATCCGTGGTCGAATATCTACTCGCAGAAGTACTTCGAAGTGCAGAAGTACATGACTGAGTCTAACCACGCCATTGGCAACTATTTGCTGATCACCAATAGCCAATTCTGGAACGGTTTGCCGGCGGATATTCGCAGCGAGCTGGAACTGATCGTTGATGAAGTCACCGTTGAGGTGAATAAGCGGGCTGAAGCGCTGAATGCCGAGGCTCGTCAGGGCATTGTCGACTCCGGCAAGACTGAGATCACCGTTCTGACGCCTGAACAACGTACGGCCTGGCGTGATGCCGTAAGCCCAGCGTGGGCCAAGTTTGAAGCCGAGATCGGTAGCGATGTGATCGAAGCGGCCAAAGCGGCCAATCAGCAATAG